In Zingiber officinale cultivar Zhangliang chromosome 3B, Zo_v1.1, whole genome shotgun sequence, a single window of DNA contains:
- the LOC122055523 gene encoding subtilisin-like protease SBT3.10 isoform X1, protein MAFAIAFLSCSLSAPALSSSTVPLFHLHPCSLRLQIAPLVHRSFGSVSGFPRKIRLNYPRSFNSPDILGSSSPISDQDDSLPMPIVHMDQDSDAYATTVQLSSGDHLGAVVAKLYIVYLGERKHENPEHVTDSHLDMLTCLLGSKKDALTSLVYSYKHVISGFAAMLTEEQAKQLAESPDVSSVQPSRNYELQPTWSWDFLEVQYDHPTQLLEKSNYGDDTITGIVDTGIWPESKSFDDDGYRVIPSWWKGVCQVRMMIQGRCWGTRRRDSRGDEMKCKARCPEVPRGMLINFVP, encoded by the exons ATGGCTTTCGCAATCGCCTTCCTCTCTTGCTCGCTCTCGGCTCCGGCCCTTTCCTCGTCTACAGTCCCCCTCTTCCATCTCCATCCTTGCTCCCTTCGCCTTCAGATTGCGCCGCTCGTTCATCGCTCCTTCGGCTCCGTCAGCGGATTCCCACGGAAGATTCGCTT GAACTATCCTCGGTCTTTCAATTCACCTGATATATTAGGATCTTCCTCCCCG ATCTCTGATCAAGATGACTCACTCCCGATGCCCATAGTTCATATGGATCAAGATTCTGATGCTTATGCCACAACTGTGCAACTTAGCTCTGGGGACCATTTAGGAGCAGTAGTTGCCAAG TTGTATATTGTATACTTGGGAGAGAGGAAGCATGAGAATCCAGAGCATGTCACTGACTCACACCTAGATATGCTCACTTGTCTCCTTGGAAG CAAAAAGGATGCCCTGACTTCTCTAGTTTACAGTTACAAGCATGTCATCTCAGGCTTTGCAGCCATGCTTACAGAAGAGCAAGCAAAACAATTAGCAG AGTCACCTGACGTGAGCAGTGTACAACCGAGCAGAAACTACGAGCTACAACCAACATGGAGCTGGGATTTTCTGGAGGTGCAGTATGATCATCCGACTCAACTCCTCGAGAAGAGCAACTATGGAGATGACACCATCACAGGAATCGTTGATACAG GGATATGGCCGGAATCCAAGAGCTTCGACGATGACGGCTATCGAGTGATACCATCATGGTGGAAAGGCGTGTGCCAG GTGCGAATGATGATACAAGGGAGGTGTTGGGGAACGAGGAGGCGGGATAGTCGAGGAGATGAAATGAAATGCAAAGCACGCTGTCCGGAGGTCCCTAGGGGAATGTTAATAAATTTTGTTCCATGA
- the LOC122055523 gene encoding subtilisin-like protease SBT3.8 isoform X4 has translation MAFAIAFLSCSLSAPALSSSTVPLFHLHPCSLRLQIAPLVHRSFGSVSGFPRKIRLNYPRSFNSPDILGSSSPISDQDDSLPMPIVHMDQDSDAYATTVQLSSGDHLGAVVAKLYIVYLGERKHENPEHVTDSHLDMLTCLLGSKKDALTSLVYSYKHVISGFAAMLTEEQAKQLAESPDVSSVQPSRNYELQPTWSWDFLEVQYDHPTQLLEKSNYGDDTITGIVDTGANDDTREVLGNEEAG, from the exons ATGGCTTTCGCAATCGCCTTCCTCTCTTGCTCGCTCTCGGCTCCGGCCCTTTCCTCGTCTACAGTCCCCCTCTTCCATCTCCATCCTTGCTCCCTTCGCCTTCAGATTGCGCCGCTCGTTCATCGCTCCTTCGGCTCCGTCAGCGGATTCCCACGGAAGATTCGCTT GAACTATCCTCGGTCTTTCAATTCACCTGATATATTAGGATCTTCCTCCCCG ATCTCTGATCAAGATGACTCACTCCCGATGCCCATAGTTCATATGGATCAAGATTCTGATGCTTATGCCACAACTGTGCAACTTAGCTCTGGGGACCATTTAGGAGCAGTAGTTGCCAAG TTGTATATTGTATACTTGGGAGAGAGGAAGCATGAGAATCCAGAGCATGTCACTGACTCACACCTAGATATGCTCACTTGTCTCCTTGGAAG CAAAAAGGATGCCCTGACTTCTCTAGTTTACAGTTACAAGCATGTCATCTCAGGCTTTGCAGCCATGCTTACAGAAGAGCAAGCAAAACAATTAGCAG AGTCACCTGACGTGAGCAGTGTACAACCGAGCAGAAACTACGAGCTACAACCAACATGGAGCTGGGATTTTCTGGAGGTGCAGTATGATCATCCGACTCAACTCCTCGAGAAGAGCAACTATGGAGATGACACCATCACAGGAATCGTTGATACAG GTGCGAATGATGATACAAGGGAGGTGTTGGGGAACGAGGAGGCGGGATAG
- the LOC122055523 gene encoding subtilisin-like protease SBT3.5 isoform X3 produces MAFAIAFLSCSLSAPALSSSTVPLFHLHPCSLRLQIAPLVHRSFGSVSGFPRKIRLNYPRSFNSPDILGSSSPISDQDDSLPMPIVHMDQDSDAYATTVQLSSGDHLGAVVAKLYIVYLGERKHENPEHVTDSHLDMLTCLLGSKKDALTSLVYSYKHVISGFAAMLTEEQAKQLAESPDVSSVQPSRNYELQPTWSWDFLEVQYDHPTQLLEKSNYGDDTITGIVDTGIWPESKSFDDDGYRVIPSWWKGVCQVGDAFCANDDTREVLGNEEAG; encoded by the exons ATGGCTTTCGCAATCGCCTTCCTCTCTTGCTCGCTCTCGGCTCCGGCCCTTTCCTCGTCTACAGTCCCCCTCTTCCATCTCCATCCTTGCTCCCTTCGCCTTCAGATTGCGCCGCTCGTTCATCGCTCCTTCGGCTCCGTCAGCGGATTCCCACGGAAGATTCGCTT GAACTATCCTCGGTCTTTCAATTCACCTGATATATTAGGATCTTCCTCCCCG ATCTCTGATCAAGATGACTCACTCCCGATGCCCATAGTTCATATGGATCAAGATTCTGATGCTTATGCCACAACTGTGCAACTTAGCTCTGGGGACCATTTAGGAGCAGTAGTTGCCAAG TTGTATATTGTATACTTGGGAGAGAGGAAGCATGAGAATCCAGAGCATGTCACTGACTCACACCTAGATATGCTCACTTGTCTCCTTGGAAG CAAAAAGGATGCCCTGACTTCTCTAGTTTACAGTTACAAGCATGTCATCTCAGGCTTTGCAGCCATGCTTACAGAAGAGCAAGCAAAACAATTAGCAG AGTCACCTGACGTGAGCAGTGTACAACCGAGCAGAAACTACGAGCTACAACCAACATGGAGCTGGGATTTTCTGGAGGTGCAGTATGATCATCCGACTCAACTCCTCGAGAAGAGCAACTATGGAGATGACACCATCACAGGAATCGTTGATACAG GGATATGGCCGGAATCCAAGAGCTTCGACGATGACGGCTATCGAGTGATACCATCATGGTGGAAAGGCGTGTGCCAGGTCGGCGACGCCTTCT GTGCGAATGATGATACAAGGGAGGTGTTGGGGAACGAGGAGGCGGGATAG
- the LOC122055523 gene encoding subtilisin-like protease SBT3.10 isoform X2 encodes MAFAIAFLSCSLSAPALSSSTVPLFHLHPCSLRLQIAPLVHRSFGSVSGFPRKIRLNYPRSFNSPDILGSSSPISDQDDSLPMPIVHMDQDSDAYATTVQLSSGDHLGAVVAKLYIVYLGERKHENPEHVTDSHLDMLTCLLGSKKDALTSLVYSYKHVISGFAAMLTEEQAKQLAESPDVSSVQPSRNYELQPTWSWDFLEVQYDHPTQLLEKSNYGDDTITGIVDTGIWPESKSFDDDGYRVIPSWWKGVCQVGDAFCKAHLIWMFRLGNKFFKG; translated from the exons ATGGCTTTCGCAATCGCCTTCCTCTCTTGCTCGCTCTCGGCTCCGGCCCTTTCCTCGTCTACAGTCCCCCTCTTCCATCTCCATCCTTGCTCCCTTCGCCTTCAGATTGCGCCGCTCGTTCATCGCTCCTTCGGCTCCGTCAGCGGATTCCCACGGAAGATTCGCTT GAACTATCCTCGGTCTTTCAATTCACCTGATATATTAGGATCTTCCTCCCCG ATCTCTGATCAAGATGACTCACTCCCGATGCCCATAGTTCATATGGATCAAGATTCTGATGCTTATGCCACAACTGTGCAACTTAGCTCTGGGGACCATTTAGGAGCAGTAGTTGCCAAG TTGTATATTGTATACTTGGGAGAGAGGAAGCATGAGAATCCAGAGCATGTCACTGACTCACACCTAGATATGCTCACTTGTCTCCTTGGAAG CAAAAAGGATGCCCTGACTTCTCTAGTTTACAGTTACAAGCATGTCATCTCAGGCTTTGCAGCCATGCTTACAGAAGAGCAAGCAAAACAATTAGCAG AGTCACCTGACGTGAGCAGTGTACAACCGAGCAGAAACTACGAGCTACAACCAACATGGAGCTGGGATTTTCTGGAGGTGCAGTATGATCATCCGACTCAACTCCTCGAGAAGAGCAACTATGGAGATGACACCATCACAGGAATCGTTGATACAG GGATATGGCCGGAATCCAAGAGCTTCGACGATGACGGCTATCGAGTGATACCATCATGGTGGAAAGGCGTGTGCCAGGTCGGCGACGCCTTCTGTAAGGCCCATTTAATTTGGATGTTTAGATTAGGAAATAAGTTCTTTAAAGGTTAG